CTCGTCCGAGCCCGCGCACCGGACGCGCTTGGCGCCGGAGACGCCGATGAGGAGTGCCAGCAGGGACAGGACTACGGCCACGCACATGAGAGCGCGGGCAGCCTCCAGGGCCGGGGGCAGGGCCAGCAGCGACGGGTAGAACTTGCACTGCAGCCGGATCCTGGCCTGGCGCACGCAGGAcatccagaggccttcccagatcctCTCGAACACCACGATGTTGCTGCCGATGAAGGCCGACACCCGCCACTGGGGCAGGAGGGTCGCCAGCAGCGTGCCCGCCGTGCCCAGGCTTCCGAGGACCAGCCCGGCCACCTGCAGCGGGTAGCCGAACGTCATCTTCCTCTCTCTGCCGAGCGGGACCGCCGGAGATGGAGGGGCCTTTCGGTCAGCCGCGCCGGGATGGAGTCTGGGCAGGTGTTCCCCGTCGCTTCCCGGCACCTCTGCCCCAGCTGCTGCCCATTCCACCCCGGTCCAgcttggcagggaggtcagctgccTCCAAGTCACTGGCTGCTTTATGGGTGTTGTCCTTTTTAATTGCCAACTCGTTCCTGAGTGGAGCGACTCCCTGGCTCGGGGAGGCGGGGTGGGATGGGACGGGGCGGGACATTCCCCGTTGGGCTCCCGGACCTCTCGGCTTGTCTAGCGCTTCGGCCCGAGCTCCTGAGGCATCGGGGCTCCCGCGGTGCCCGGCTCACTGTGGAAAGAAAGGCTTGCTCGGGAAAAGCCAACCCTGACAGAAAGAGATCCCGCTTCCGTACGGGTTGAGCGAATCCGGCTGCCCAATAGGCCCAGATCCCGGGACTTAAACACTGTGTTGCGTCAGACGGATGTTTGGTGGACCTCGGGTTTTCAAGCGTTCTTTTTAAGGGTCCAGTAGAGTGCCCGGTTGGAAAATCTTCTTCAGGCAGCGGTATCGAGCACCCACCTCGGCCGAGCCGAGAACCAGGCCCGAGACCCAGGCGGACCCGGGCTCTGGTTTCAGTATCTGCCGTCAGCGGGAGATGAGGCATTTGGGAGGAAGTTGGAGCAGACCACGGACTTGTGGCGAGAATACCCCCATGGTGGTAGGAGGAAACATAGGGGCACGGCCCTTAGTCCACACTGGATCTCTGTTTGGGAGGCCGGAGGTGAGCAGAGAGCTTTAAGTCTGTCTTCCGGCCCCCGgacgctgctgagaagcagtcCCTCTGGAGAGGATCCCAATAGGAGTCTCCCTCCTCTGACCTTTTTTGACGGTTGGGAGGTGGAAACCCCGAGGGGTTGGTTGACAGAGTTGGTCGATTCAAATTCAGCTCCTCAGGCTTCAGCTGGGACTCCGGCCCCAGAACCCCCGATTCTGCTGTTGTGTAAATTCTGAAAAGCTTGGGGTGCCCAAGGCTGAGCCCTTGGTTCCTTCCCAGTGATGAGTCTGGTTTCTCTTCTGCCAGTCTTGGGAGATGCCCAAGGCCGAGCTCCCGGCTCCTTCCCAGGGAGAAGTCCggaggcttcacttctctggtggcCCGAGCCATCCGAGCGATAAATCTGGCTTCTTCTCTCTTACAGTCTTGAGATGCCCTGGCTTGGGCCTCTGGGTCTTCCCAGTAATGAGTCTGGCTTCTATTCTACCAGTCTTGGGAAGCAAAAAGCTGGGCCTCTGGGTCTTCCCAGTGATGAGTCTGGTGAATTCGCTTCTTCCGATCTTGCCTTCCCTGTGTCCCTCACCCCATCGACGAGCTACCCCACCTGGGAATTCAGACCGCCCAGAGCGGCTGATGGGTGACAGAAGAGGCTGTGGAGATCACGAGCCTCAGGAGGTGACAGGAACTAGAGAGCCATAGTCTTCGATagagcattttatttattttatttattctatttattttattttgttagtatgtttggttttgttctctgtctcccccttttagactgtgagcccactgttgggtagggactgtctctatatgttgccaacttgtacttcccaagcgcttagtacagtgctctgcacacagtaagcgctcaataaatacgattgatgatgatgatgatgatgatgagcatgggcctgggagttagaaggaactgggttctaatcccaactccgccacatgtctagcgtgtgaccttgggccagtcacttcactcctctgggcctcagttacctcatctgcaaaagggagattgatactgcagcatggcatagtggatagagcctgggcttgggaatcagaaggacatgggttctaatccaggctcctccacttctctgctgtgtgactttgggcaagtcacatcacttctctgggcctcagtgacttcatctgtaaaatggggattgagactgtgagccccacataggaccgggcctgtgtccaacccgttttgcttgaatccagcccagagcttagtaaagtgcctggcacatagaaagcacttaacaaataccagagttattattattattattattctgtgagccccacgtggaacagggactgagtccaacctgattagcttgtatcttccccagctcttttagcagtatctgacacatagtaagtgcttaacaaataccattttaaaaaatcatagccCTGTTTTCTTCAGTCCAGCAGAGATCCCCGAGCCCAGTGTTAATGTCCCATGGAGAGGCCAGAAACCGCTGGTGGACCAGGTGCCCCCATGGACCCCTGTGATAACCATGGTCCCTGTGGGAGGAAACATCCTCTGGTTACCTCAGTGTGACCTTGCCGCTGTGAAAACAGCCCAGATCTGggtgtcaggaagacctgggttctaatcccagctgtgccacttgtctgttgtgtgaccttaggcaagttgcttcacttctcttggcctcggttaccttCTCTGGAAAagggaggttaagactgtgagtcccacatgggacattgacagtgtccaacctaattgcggtatttgttaagcgctcactctgtgccaggttctgtactaaggactggggtggatacaaccaaatcaagttgtgcacggtccctgtcccacgtggggctcgcagtctcaagccccattttacagatgaggtaactgaggcccagagacgtgatgtgacttgcccaaggtcgcacaacagacaagcggctgagccaggatgagaacccatgaccttctgatgcccagacccatgctctaaccactctcTATCCTTGCTCtcctacaccacgctgcttctgatgagtttgtatctatctcagtgcttggtacatgcctggaatatagtaagcctttaacaaatttcattttaTAAAAGTCCCTGTGGCGAGATACGGAGTAGCTTCATGGCACAGTTATTCCTCCTCAGGCCACACAGCGCCAAGAGGAAATTCTACCCTCAACCAACATGGGGGCAAACTATCTAGCACTGGTGGATTGGACATTCACTTTAAGGCCGGATGACCCCGCTAGACACCCCCCCAGGAGCAAGAAATGGGGTTGGTAACAACTTCCAGCCCCCCGGGACAGCCCCCAGGGTGGGCACACACCAAGGGCTAACTCGTCTCTGCAGGTTGGTTTCCTCAGAAAATAAAGCTTTATGAGGCTCAGGTGATGCCGGGGTCCTGTCCGGGCCAAACGGTGTTCTCGGGGCCCCAGAGGGCCAAGAAACACCTCTCAGTCATATAGGAGTCATTGTCTGATTCACAAAGATCCTATCCAACAGGCCGCTCCCATCCCAGCACTCCTGCAGGCCAGGGAGGGGACGGGAGCGAAagctaggcccagagaaggtgagtgactcgTTCCAAGCCACACAGGAATTTAGAGCCAGGTGTCTGGGCGGGGGAGTGGGCAGACGTCCCCGCGCGCCTGTGGGAACGATGCCCAGTCTTAGGCGCTGAGGTGGGGGTGAGATGGGCAGAACAGGGCCGGGTCCCTGTCCTCAGGGGACTTTCCCACCGACGGGTCCGTCCGGACGGAGCCACTCGCCTGAACGTGAGACCACCTCCAGAAGAGGCAAGTCACAGAAACTCAGAGGATGCCCAGAGGGGCGAGGAGTTCCTGGAGGGACCCAAGCCATGTGGATTCCGTGGAAGAGCAGGACCTGATGAAGGGGAGGGCCGAGGTGTGGCCGGGAGGatctgaggggagaggagggcagagcaGCCACCGTAGATTCCAAAACAGGAGGGAGACTCCTTTCTGTCCGGTGATCCAAAAGTGCCTCGGTGGGGCTGAgagtccccccgcccctccgggcTGGGTTTTCTCTCCAGCTTGGGCCCGTCTATTCTCTCAAGGCCTCACCCTATTCCAGGACAAGTCTTTCCAGCTGCCAGTTCACTTGGCAAACACTCCTGAAACATTTCAGGAATCCGCCTCCTGGAAGGGTTGGgtggctccttcccttccacccccTACACTGCCCCTACCCCGTAGGACCCCCAATCCACGCAAGGCCGTGTCGTGCTCATGAGGCACCCGGACCCAAATCCTGCCAAGCGGCGATTTCTCCTTCGCTCTCGGCTGCAGATGGGACAATCTCTCGGGGcagcccgcatggggctcatttctgaaactacttgtacatatttattctatttattttacttcattaatatgttttgttctctgtctcccccttctagactgtgagcccactgttgaccgcctctatatgttgccgacttgtacttcccaagcgcttagttcagtgctctgcacacagtaagcgctcagtaaatatgattgaatgaatgagtgccactGCTCTTCGCTCCAAAGAGGGAGGGTCCCCAGGATTGGCAGTGTGCCAGTGTTTGGTGTGGGGGGTCTGCGGTGCGTGTGATGTTTGGGGTGCGACATTTAAATATATGTGGTCTCTGTGATTGCGGGGCAGGGTGTGTGGCATTCAATGCGGGAGAGATGAACCCAAGTTGGGATTTCCAGGTGTGGCCGACGGAGCCAAATGCccttcctatttatttatttattttacttgtacatatcctatttattttattttgttaatttgtttggttttgttctctgtctcccccttctagactgtgagcccactgttgtgtagggactgtctctctatgttgccaacttggacttcccaagcgcttagtacagtgctctgcacacagtaagtgctcaataaatatgattgattgattgattgattcctgttccTCTCCCTGGCAATGCAGACGGGCAGTGCTTCTTGGGACAGTTGGGGGCTGAGTCAGAGAGAGGCATCGCCTGATCTCTGAGTCCAGGCCTCCAGCCCCGGCTCCTCACTGCAAGGGGGCTTAAGCCCCTTGGCTTGCCCTGGGCCTCCtttcctgtacatatttattactcaattgatttatttatttcacttgtacatatctagtctatcttattttcttaatatgttttcttttgttgtctgtctcccccttctagactgtgaacccactgttggacagggatatatatatatatatatatatatatatatatatatatatatatatatatatatatatatatatatatacacacacacacacacatatatatgtatatatgtgtgtacatatttgttgctctattgattcatttattttacttgtacatatttattctatcttattttgttaatatgttttcttttgttgtctgtctcccccttctaattgattcatttattttacttgtacatatttattctatcttattttgttaatatgttttcttttgttgtctgtctcccccttctagaatgtgaacccactgttgggtagggacctgaatatatatatatgtgtgtgtgtatatatgtttgtacatatttattactctattgatttatttattttacttgtacatattttttctatcttattttgttaatatgttttcttttgttgtctgtctcccccttctagactgtgaacccgctgttgggtagggacctgaatatatatatatatatatatataaaatatgtataaatgtgtataaaatatgtatatatgaatatgtatgaacatatatatatgtttgtacatatttattactctattgatttatttattttacttgtacatatttattccatcttattttgttaatatgttttcttttgttgtctgtctcccccttctagactgtggacccgactgtgaacccactgttggatagggacatatatacatatatatatatatttgtacatatttattactctattcatttatttattttagttgtacatatttattctatcctattttaatacgttttcttttgttgcccgtctcccccttctagactgtgagcccaccgttgggaagggaccgtctccagatgtcgcaaacttgtacttcccaagcgcttagtacagtgctctgagcacagtaagtgctcaataaatacaattgaatgaatgaatgcccttccaGAGGTGGGGCGGCTGTCGGACCCTCCGCTCCCACAAAGCCGGCGGCCAAGACATAACCAACCGCTCTGCCCAGAAGCCGGACGTCTTCAGTGGCCCGGGCAGCTGCGGCCTTCTTCACCCCAGGTGCGGCCACGGAGTATCCCATCAGCCGGTGGGAAGTCAGGGGCTGTAGCTCCCTCCCTCTGAGGAATTTTGGCCGGGACATTGCAGGGTCTCCCCTGGTCAAAGGGCCTGCCTCTCAAACTTCCCCCAGCCCATCTACATGTTGCACAGGATGGAAGGCGGTTTGAGGATCGGAGGCCGGGGTCTAGAATTGCTCCTGTGCAAGACAACACTCTCTGTGGGCCCAGGGCATTTCAGCCAGAGGAAGGCAGTTCACAATttacccctttcccctgcccatcattcattcatccattcaatcatatttattgagcgcttactgtgtgcggagcactgtactaagagcttgggaagtacaaatcggcacccaTCATGACAGAACCAAAGCCTGTCATTCCCAGagaccccatctcccctctgtgACTGGCTGCAGGGGCTGAAGAGCCCACACCCGTGCTGACCAGCCCCTTGAATGGCACCCAAGGAGTGACTGGCTTGGACGCCCGGACCCCAGGTTGGAGCAGATAAGCGGCCGGTTGGTTTCCCCCACCACTCGTGAGAGGAGACGGGGCGGGGATGGTGGCCCAGGGttcagggggagaggaggcaagggaggacggggggcaggggggcattaTACCTAAGTTTTAGGGAagaggggacagggatggagagagggggacagggatggagagaggggcacaGTCCTGGAGctcgggagggagaggaggcaggcagaggggcagTTTCCCCACAGCTCAGGGAGAAAGGAAGTGGTGAGAGAGGCAGCGCTTCCCAGCTCTgggagagaggggacagagaaagCAGCAGCGTCCTGGAGTTCGGGTGAAAGGGAGTGGCGAGAGGGGCAGTGccctgcaagtagtaagtgctctttgattgattgattgattgattgattgaaagggggcagggagagcagcaGTGTCCCTGGAAGTTGGGCACAGAGGTGGCAGGGAGAGGATGGCTGTACCCGGAGCTCCCAGGGAAGCGGGGCCAGGAGTTCGGGCGGCAAGGCGGACGCACCCTCTGATGCCTCCGGGCCCTTGGAGTGGCCCCCGCGCTGCTAAACGTACTGGCTCTTGGAAGGGAGGCTCGGCATCTTCCTCGATCGGTGGCTCTGGACGGTCtcagggcggggccgggccgcgtACCGGAAGCTTGGGTGGCCACTATAGCCGAAGCTGCAGCAGAACGTGGCGCCTCCGGCCAGGAGGATCAGGGCCACCGCCCAGCCCAGGTAGAGCGcgtcccccagctccctcttggTCCCCTCCGGCAAGATGGGGTCGTAGAAGTCCCGGATGACGGCGTGGGCCACCCAGCACACCGGGATCAGTACGGCCAGCCCGGCGGCGACGAAGGCCAGGCCGGCCACCAGCAGCAGATAGGCCTTGGCGGGCTGAGTGGCCTCCAGGCAGTGGATGCACCGCATGCCCAGCGTGCCCACCCCCAGGGCCAGCAGCGCCAGGGCGCAGGCGGCGCACATGAGCCCGCGGGCGGCCTGCAGGTCAGGGGGCAGGGCCAGCAGCGAGTCGTACACCTTGCACTGCATCCGGATGTTGGTGTGCCGCATGCAGCTCATCCACAGCCCCTCCCACAGGGTCTCGAAGACCACGATGTTGCTGCCGACGAAGGCCGACACCCGCCACTGGGGCATGAGCGTTACGGCCACGGCGCCCAACGTGCCCACGGCCCCGAGCGCCAGGCCGCACACCTGCAGGGCACCGCCGGCTGTGGCCCGGGAGGACATTCGGACGGACAGACGGGCAGACCTGAGCCCTCTCCCTCCGGGGTGTTGGTGGGTCTTCGGCCGGACTCAGCCTGGCCGCTCCTCCGGCCGGGATGACCGAGTGTCGACCGGTCCCAGTCCCTCCCCCGGGCCCAGCAGGGGAACTCACTAATCAGGCGGAGCGGCTCCGGGGGGTCAATGCCCGTGACCGGGACGCCTGGCTGCACCTGGACGCCGTCTCCGCTGCCAGCTTCGGCCCAGGCCACTCGGGCACCAAGATGGGGCCGGTCTTACCCGATTTCTGCTGGGGCCAGAAAGACTCCCGCGCGGAGGGAGAGGGACGAGGAGCCCAGACGCCTGCCCCCGGAAACTAGACGTCGTTGGCCTGTGGAAGCCCGGCAGCTGTTTGACTTGGATGGAAACTTCCAAGCCTGTGGCGGCGGGTGAAACTGAAGAATGAAAGGGCAGGGGAAAACGGCTGTGCGACTAAAAGAAACCCTGACCCCCCCCCTCTGTCTCACCCCTGAGCACCCCCTCTTCCCAGATGACCCCTTCCCCTTGATCTGCCTTCCGCACAGAGTTCCCGGCCCTCTCCGGGAAGCCCGGGATACCCCGATGCCAAGGGTCGGCCTTCCCGCCTTGGTTGGGTGGCGGCGACTCTGTTCCTGAGCctgattttagtaataataatgaataactctggtatgtgttaagcgcttattttgtgccagacactgttctaagagctaggggcgGATAAagccccgtccctcatggggctcacagtcttaatcctcattttacagatgagggaactgaggcacagagaagtgaattgacttgcccaagttcaaacagcagacaagtggcagagccgggactagaacccgggtcctttcaactcccaggcccttgcattattcactaggccacactgcctctttgcTTCAAGGCAGCAGCGGATTGAGGGGGGAAGCCTTGGAGAGTGGAGAatgctgttagactgtgagcccactgttgggtagggactgtctctatatgttgccaacttgtacttcccaagcgcttagtacagtgctctgcatacagtaagcgctcatgaaatacgattgatgatgacgatgccacCTGGCAATCGTTCTGGCAACCAAGACCCTGGGCTAAGCTGGGGCTATCCCAGTGTTGGCTCCTTTGTCTCCCCTAAACGCCCGCTTGGCCTTGGGTGGTTGGCCCCTGTTTGGGCCCTGTTAGACGTTATTTCTGGGAGAAAACACTCAAAGTAGCCATTTTTCCCTTCTCGCTGGTCACTCAGGTTTGCACTGTCTGTGTCTGTCCCGGGGGAGTCTGATTGGGTCCCTAACTTGGTCATCACGACCccgattcattcgattgtatttattgagcgcttactgtgtgcagagcactgtactaagcgcttgggaagttcaagttggcaacataaagagtcagtccctacccaacagcaggctcaccccGATGATCCCTGCTTGCCGTTCCCAGCTCCGGGCTGTCCCCGAGGATGCACGGACCTTTACTCCCCGAGGACGAGCGCGAGGCCAGGTCAGTATTGAACCCTggcttaattattattcttactttttatgcactttctaggtgccaaacgctgttcaaagcgctggggtagatgcaagctaatcaggttcattcagtcgtacttattgagtgcttactgtgtgctgatctcaatccctgtcccacctggggctcacactcttaatccccattttttacagatgcggtaactgaggcccaaagaagtgaagtgctctCCCCAGTGTCgcagagcagacatatggcagagccgggattagaacccaggtcctcacggcttccaataagccacactgcttccctttcaccTTCCACTGACCTGCAGGACCCAAATTCCAGCTGGTTTTCTCCACCTCGCAGATAGCATCTCCGAGTCAGGTCAGTGGCTCCGCCATCGGATTTCTGATTGAAAGGGAGGGGACAGCGGTGGGGGGGATGCGTGGACCGCCTCAGGACCAAAGCACCGGGAAGTTCTGCCAGCTGAGGCCCCGcttcaccctcccctcctttccctgccaACCTTTGAGGAAAACTTCTTCCCAGAACTCATCTTCCGCGTCAGCGAGGATCCTACCGCCAACTCGCCCCATTCTGACCAGGCAGGCTAGGGCTCCCAACCAGGAGGCAAGAAACCCATTTCCCAGCTCCCATGGCTGGCTGGATCGGACTGTTTTAGCCCCTTATAgagtccgaaggtcctgggtcctaatccccgctctgccactcgtctgctgtatgaccttgggcaagtcacttcacttctctgggcctcagttccctcatctgtaaaatggagattaaaactgtgagccccgccccgtgggacaacctgatcactttgtaacctccccagcgcttagaacagtgctttgcacatagtaagcacttaataaataccattattattattattattattattattattcaccctcccctcctttccccaccagcCTTTGAGGGAAACTTCTTCCCAGAACTCATCTTCTGCGTCAGCAAGGATCCTACCACCAATTCGCCCCATTCTGACCATTCTCCCAACCAGGAGACAAGAAGCCCGCCTCCCAGCTCCCATGGCTGGCTGGATCGGACTGTTTTAGCCCCTTGTAgagtccgaaggtcctgggtcctaatctctgctccaccactcctctgctgtatgaccttggtcaagtcacttcacttctctggacctcagttccctcatctgtaaaatggagattaaaactgtgagcccgcccgtgggacaacctgatcactttgtaacctccccagcgcttagaacagtgctttgcacatagtaagtgcttaataaatgctattattactattattattattattattattattattattattcaccctcccctcctttccccgccAG
This sequence is a window from Tachyglossus aculeatus isolate mTacAcu1 chromosome 24, mTacAcu1.pri, whole genome shotgun sequence. Protein-coding genes within it:
- the CLDN8 gene encoding claudin-8 — translated: MSSRATAGGALQVCGLALGAVGTLGAVAVTLMPQWRVSAFVGSNIVVFETLWEGLWMSCMRHTNIRMQCKVYDSLLALPPDLQAARGLMCAACALALLALGVGTLGMRCIHCLEATQPAKAYLLLVAGLAFVAAGLAVLIPVCWVAHAVIRDFYDPILPEGTKRELGDALYLGWAVALILLAGGATFCCSFGYSGHPSFRYAARPRPETVQSHRSRKMPSLPSKSQYV